The following are encoded in a window of Streptococcus pasteurianus genomic DNA:
- a CDS encoding MalY/PatB family protein — MGTYDFTTRPNRLTHFTYKWQASENDPDLLQLWVADMDFLPVPEIKEAIIDYGQEHIFGYNYFKDSLYQSVIDWERKEHGYNITKDDISFIDGVVPAISVAIQAFTEKGDAVLINSPVYYPFARTIRLNDRKLVENSLIIKNGHFEIDFDQLEKDIVDNQVKLYVFCSPHNPGGRIWSAQELQKIGELCEKHGVILASDEIHQDLALFGNKHHSFNTVDDRFKEFTLILSSATKTFNIAGTKNSFAIIQNPKLRKQFKRVQLANNQHEVPTLGMITTETAFTYGKPWLEELKKVIEENINYVVDYFEEHTKIKVMKPEGTYLVWLDFSAYDIEQPQLDEKLQKEAKVVLNDGAHFGKEGKSFARLNVAAPLETVKEASKRIASVFGK, encoded by the coding sequence ATGGGAACATATGATTTTACAACGAGACCAAATCGTCTAACACATTTCACATATAAATGGCAGGCATCTGAAAATGACCCTGATTTGCTTCAACTTTGGGTTGCTGATATGGATTTTTTGCCTGTTCCAGAAATTAAAGAAGCGATTATAGATTATGGACAAGAACACATCTTTGGCTATAATTATTTTAAGGATTCTCTTTATCAATCAGTGATTGATTGGGAAAGAAAAGAACACGGCTACAACATCACCAAAGATGACATTTCTTTCATTGACGGTGTTGTTCCTGCCATTTCAGTTGCTATTCAGGCCTTTACTGAAAAAGGCGATGCGGTGCTGATTAATTCGCCAGTTTATTATCCTTTTGCACGGACAATTCGCTTAAATGACCGTAAATTAGTGGAAAATTCTTTGATTATTAAGAATGGGCATTTTGAAATTGACTTTGACCAACTTGAGAAAGATATCGTTGATAATCAGGTAAAACTTTATGTTTTTTGTAGCCCACACAACCCTGGTGGACGTATCTGGTCAGCACAAGAATTACAAAAAATCGGTGAGCTTTGTGAAAAACATGGCGTTATATTGGCTTCAGATGAAATTCATCAAGATTTGGCGCTTTTTGGCAATAAGCATCATTCTTTCAACACAGTTGATGACCGTTTTAAAGAATTTACACTTATCCTGTCATCAGCTACGAAAACATTTAACATTGCTGGTACGAAAAACAGTTTTGCGATTATTCAAAATCCGAAACTTCGTAAGCAATTTAAACGTGTCCAACTGGCTAATAATCAACACGAAGTTCCGACTCTGGGAATGATTACGACGGAAACTGCCTTTACTTATGGCAAGCCATGGTTAGAAGAATTAAAAAAAGTTATCGAAGAAAATATTAATTACGTTGTGGATTATTTTGAAGAACATACCAAGATTAAGGTCATGAAGCCTGAGGGAACTTACCTTGTGTGGCTTGACTTTTCAGCCTATGACATTGAACAACCACAATTAGATGAAAAACTTCAAAAGGAAGCAAAAGTGGTGTTAAATGACGGCGCACATTTCGGAAAAGAAGGCAAAAGTTTTGCTCGTCTAAACGTTGCTGCACCACTAGAAACTGTAAAAGAAGCCAGCAAACGCATCGCTAGCGTCTTTGGAAAGTAA
- a CDS encoding cystathionine gamma-synthase yields MKSDCRLATILAHAGIKSDEATGALAAPIHFSTTYQHPEFGKSTGFDYTRTKNPTRATLEKTLAAIEKADYALATSSGMSAIVLAFEIFPVRAKVVAARDLYGGSFRWFNDKEKEGRFSFEYTNTEAELLAAISDDTDIVYIETPTNPLMVEFDIEKVANAAHAKGAKLIVDNTFYSPIYQNPIPLGADIVVHSATKYLAGHNDVLAGVVITNDKETYDKLFYNLNTTGPTLSPFDSYMLMRGLKTLKLRMEKSTENAREIVAFLEKLPAVKEVLYTGKGGMISFRVVDESKIPDIINSLDIITFAESLGGVESLITYPRTQTHADIPEEVRLSYGLTNDLLRLSIGIEDVEDLIDDLKHALEA; encoded by the coding sequence ATGAAAAGTGATTGTAGATTGGCAACTATTTTAGCACATGCAGGAATAAAATCAGATGAAGCGACAGGAGCGTTAGCAGCACCTATTCATTTTTCCACAACTTATCAACACCCAGAGTTTGGAAAATCAACAGGTTTTGATTACACAAGAACGAAAAATCCAACACGCGCAACGCTTGAAAAGACACTTGCAGCGATTGAAAAAGCAGATTATGCACTTGCAACGTCATCTGGTATGAGTGCTATTGTTTTAGCCTTTGAAATTTTTCCTGTTAGAGCCAAAGTAGTTGCCGCACGTGACTTATATGGTGGCTCTTTCCGTTGGTTCAATGATAAAGAAAAAGAAGGGCGTTTTTCGTTTGAATACACCAATACAGAAGCAGAGCTTTTAGCAGCGATTTCTGATGACACGGATATTGTTTACATTGAGACCCCAACGAACCCACTAATGGTTGAATTTGACATTGAAAAAGTGGCGAATGCGGCTCATGCCAAGGGCGCTAAGCTTATTGTGGACAATACTTTTTACAGCCCAATTTATCAAAATCCAATTCCACTTGGAGCTGATATTGTTGTGCATTCAGCCACAAAATATTTGGCAGGACATAATGATGTCTTAGCAGGCGTTGTGATTACAAACGACAAAGAGACATATGACAAACTTTTCTACAATCTCAATACGACTGGTCCAACCTTATCACCATTTGATTCTTATATGTTGATGCGTGGGCTAAAAACCCTTAAACTTCGCATGGAAAAATCAACTGAAAATGCGCGTGAGATTGTTGCATTTTTGGAAAAATTACCTGCTGTTAAAGAAGTGCTTTATACGGGTAAAGGTGGCATGATTTCTTTCAGAGTGGTTGATGAAAGTAAGATTCCAGATATTATCAATAGCCTTGACATCATTACATTTGCAGAAAGTCTTGGTGGTGTGGAAAGTTTAATCACTTACCCGAGAACCCAAACACACGCAGACATTCCTGAAGAGGTTCGTTTATCTTACGGATTAACCAATGATTTATTGCGCCTATCTATTGGAATCGAAGATGTTGAAGATTTGATTGATGACCTAAAACACGCATTGGAGGCTTAG
- the upp gene encoding uracil phosphoribosyltransferase — protein sequence MGKFQVISHPLIQHKLSILRRTTTSTKDFRELVNEIAMLMGYEVLRDLPLEDVEIETPITKTTQKQLAGKKLAIVPILRAGIGMVDGFLSLVPAAKVGHIGMYRDEETLQPVEYLVKLPEDIDQRQIFVVDPMLATGGSAILAVDSLKKRGAANIKFVCLVSAPEGVKALQEAHPDIDIYTATLDEKLNEHGYIVPGLGDAGDRLFGTK from the coding sequence ATGGGAAAATTCCAAGTTATCTCACACCCGCTTATCCAACACAAATTATCAATCTTGCGTCGCACAACAACTTCAACTAAAGATTTTCGTGAATTAGTTAACGAAATTGCAATGCTTATGGGTTATGAAGTGTTGCGCGACCTTCCACTCGAAGATGTTGAAATCGAAACACCGATTACAAAAACAACTCAAAAACAATTAGCTGGTAAAAAATTAGCAATTGTTCCTATTTTACGTGCTGGTATCGGTATGGTTGATGGTTTTCTTAGCCTTGTTCCAGCTGCTAAAGTTGGTCATATCGGAATGTATCGTGATGAAGAAACATTGCAACCTGTTGAATACCTTGTAAAATTACCAGAAGATATTGACCAACGACAAATTTTTGTGGTTGACCCAATGCTTGCAACAGGTGGTTCAGCTATTTTAGCCGTTGATTCTCTTAAAAAACGTGGCGCAGCTAACATTAAATTTGTTTGTCTCGTATCTGCACCAGAAGGTGTTAAAGCTCTCCAAGAAGCACACCCAGATATCGACATTTACACAGCCACTCTTGACGAAAAACTTAACGAACATGGTTACATCGTTCCAGGTCTTGGTGACGCTGGTGACCGACTATTCGGTACAAAATAA
- a CDS encoding YlbG family protein produces the protein MFKKQERQGIIVYLYYNRDARKLNKFGDVLYHSHKMRYQILYVNKEEAEDIAKEISELKFVKEVLLSEFDNIDENFVGNLARF, from the coding sequence ATGTTTAAAAAGCAGGAACGTCAGGGGATTATTGTTTATTTATACTATAATCGTGATGCTCGAAAGTTAAATAAATTTGGTGATGTTTTATACCATTCGCATAAAATGCGATATCAGATCTTGTATGTAAACAAGGAAGAAGCAGAAGATATTGCAAAAGAAATTTCAGAATTGAAATTTGTTAAAGAAGTATTATTATCGGAGTTTGATAATATCGATGAAAATTTTGTAGGCAATTTAGCTCGTTTTTGA
- the clpP gene encoding ATP-dependent Clp protease proteolytic subunit ClpP, giving the protein MIPVVIEQTSRGERSYDIYSRLLKDRIIMLTGPVEDNMANSIIAQLLFLDAQDNTKDIYLYVNTPGGSVSAGLAIVDTMNFIKSDVQTIVMGMAASMGTVIASSGAKGKRFMLPNAEYMIHQPMGGTGGGTQQTDMAIAAEHLLKTRQNLEQILADNSGQTLEKVHADAERDNWMSAQETLEYGFIDEIMVNNELN; this is encoded by the coding sequence ATGATTCCTGTAGTTATTGAACAAACGAGCCGTGGCGAACGCTCATACGATATTTATTCACGCCTTTTGAAAGACCGTATTATCATGTTGACTGGACCAGTTGAAGATAATATGGCTAACTCTATCATTGCCCAATTGTTGTTCCTTGATGCACAAGATAACACTAAAGATATTTACCTTTATGTTAATACTCCTGGTGGTTCAGTATCAGCAGGGCTTGCCATTGTTGATACAATGAATTTCATTAAGTCAGATGTTCAAACAATTGTTATGGGTATGGCAGCTTCAATGGGAACTGTTATTGCGTCATCAGGTGCAAAAGGTAAACGTTTCATGTTGCCAAATGCTGAATACATGATTCACCAACCAATGGGTGGTACTGGTGGCGGTACACAACAAACAGATATGGCAATTGCTGCCGAACACCTTTTGAAAACACGTCAAAACTTGGAACAAATTTTGGCTGACAACTCTGGTCAAACATTGGAAAAAGTTCATGCTGATGCTGAACGTGATAACTGGATGAGTGCACAAGAAACTCTCGAATACGGCTTCATCGACGAAATCATGGTAAACAACGAATTAAACTAA
- a CDS encoding ABC transporter substrate-binding protein, translating into MHKKIALTALTFLASITLAACSKSPDVTANATGTTIGDTLKIGVNLELTGAVAAYGNAENDGIKLAVEEINKAGGVDGKKIELVTKDNKSENAEASTAATNLAIQSQVNAMIGPATSGAVSAASLNAQKTGVPLLTPSGTQDDLTVGSDGVKKDVFRTTFQDSFQGQVLAQYAYSNLNAKKVVLYYDNSSDYAKGIAEEFQEKYHGEIVATATFASGDKDFQSALTKFKNLDYDAIVMPGYYTETGIITKQARDMGIEVPILGPDGFNDDSFADLAGTANTHDVYYVSGYSTKTALSDKATEFIAAYKEKYGSEPNMFAALAYDSVYMIAKAAEGAETSIDIANNLANLTDFEGVTGTMTIDEDHNPIKTALMVKMKDGVEDSAEAVEITGDN; encoded by the coding sequence ATGCATAAAAAGATTGCGCTCACAGCGCTAACTTTTTTAGCCTCAATTACTTTAGCAGCTTGTAGTAAGTCGCCAGACGTAACTGCAAATGCCACAGGAACAACGATTGGTGACACCTTGAAAATTGGTGTTAACCTTGAATTGACTGGTGCGGTAGCTGCTTATGGTAATGCAGAAAATGACGGTATTAAACTTGCCGTTGAAGAGATTAATAAAGCTGGCGGTGTTGATGGTAAAAAAATTGAACTCGTTACGAAAGATAATAAATCTGAAAACGCGGAAGCCTCTACTGCAGCGACTAACTTGGCTATTCAAAGTCAAGTTAATGCAATGATTGGTCCAGCCACTTCTGGTGCGGTTTCTGCCGCTAGTTTGAATGCCCAGAAAACAGGGGTTCCGTTGTTGACTCCAAGTGGTACACAGGATGATTTGACAGTGGGTAGTGATGGTGTGAAAAAAGACGTTTTCCGTACGACTTTCCAAGACAGCTTCCAAGGTCAAGTTTTAGCACAGTACGCTTATAGCAATTTAAATGCTAAAAAGGTTGTTCTTTATTATGATAACTCAAGTGACTATGCTAAAGGAATTGCTGAGGAATTCCAAGAAAAATATCACGGAGAGATTGTTGCAACAGCGACATTTGCTTCAGGGGATAAAGATTTCCAATCAGCCTTGACAAAATTCAAAAACTTGGATTATGATGCGATTGTAATGCCAGGTTATTATACAGAAACTGGTATCATTACAAAACAAGCGCGTGATATGGGTATCGAAGTTCCAATTTTGGGACCTGATGGTTTCAATGATGATAGCTTCGCTGACTTGGCCGGTACAGCAAATACGCATGATGTTTATTACGTATCGGGTTATTCAACGAAAACAGCACTTTCAGATAAAGCAACAGAATTTATTGCAGCATATAAAGAAAAATACGGTTCAGAACCAAATATGTTTGCAGCGCTTGCTTATGACTCTGTTTATATGATTGCTAAAGCAGCAGAAGGTGCAGAAACTTCAATTGATATTGCTAATAACTTAGCAAATCTGACAGATTTTGAAGGTGTTACTGGTACAATGACTATCGATGAAGATCATAACCCAATCAAGACAGCTTTGATGGTTAAGATGAAAGATGGTGTTGAAGATTCAGCTGAAGCCGTTGAAATTACAGGAGATAACTAG
- a CDS encoding ABC transporter ATP-binding protein, with the protein MALLDVKNLTKNFGGLTAVGDVTMHLNEGELVGLIGPNGAGKTTLFNLLTGVYEPSEGSVSLDGTLLNSKKPYKIASLGLSRTFQNIRLFKDMTVLENVLVGMANQNKSHVFASFLRLPKFYQSEEELRQKAMDLLAIFNLDGDADTLAKNLPYGQQRRLEIVRALATEPKILFLDEPAAGMNPQETAELTQLIRQIKEEFDITIMLIEHDMSLVMEVTERIYVLEYGRLIAHGTPDEIKNNQRVIEAYLGGEG; encoded by the coding sequence ATGGCACTTCTTGATGTTAAAAATTTAACCAAAAATTTCGGTGGTTTGACAGCCGTTGGTGATGTCACAATGCATTTAAATGAGGGAGAATTAGTTGGTCTTATTGGTCCAAACGGTGCTGGTAAAACAACACTTTTCAACCTTTTAACAGGTGTCTATGAACCAAGCGAAGGTTCAGTTTCTTTGGATGGCACATTGTTAAATAGCAAGAAACCTTATAAAATCGCATCACTTGGTCTTTCACGTACTTTCCAAAATATCCGTCTCTTTAAAGATATGACCGTTTTGGAAAATGTACTTGTTGGCATGGCTAATCAAAATAAATCGCATGTCTTTGCAAGCTTTCTTCGTTTGCCAAAATTCTATCAAAGCGAGGAAGAGTTGCGCCAAAAAGCTATGGATTTGTTAGCTATCTTTAATTTGGATGGAGATGCAGATACCCTAGCTAAAAATCTTCCTTACGGTCAGCAACGTCGTTTGGAAATTGTACGTGCCCTTGCCACTGAACCCAAAATTCTCTTTTTAGATGAACCTGCTGCTGGGATGAACCCACAAGAAACAGCAGAATTGACACAGTTAATTCGTCAAATCAAAGAAGAATTTGACATTACCATTATGCTTATCGAACACGATATGAGTCTTGTAATGGAAGTGACAGAACGTATTTACGTTCTTGAATATGGACGTTTAATTGCTCACGGTACACCTGATGAAATCAAAAATAATCAACGTGTTATTGAAGCTTATCTTGGAGGTGAAGGATAA
- a CDS encoding CBS domain-containing protein — protein MAVKDFMTKKVVYVSPDTTVAHAADMMREQGLRRLPVIENDKLVGIVTERTMAEASPSKATTLSIYEMNYLLNKTKIRDVMIRDVVTVSPYASLEDAIYTMMKNRVGIVPVVESDQVYGVITDKDVFKAFLEISGYGEEGVRVVISADDTVGTLAKIVDTISNDNLNIKRTVVATRKSGKVAIEIQIDGKADVADLREKLLNQGIQVDAIELTEAKSLD, from the coding sequence ATGGCAGTAAAAGATTTTATGACTAAAAAAGTTGTTTATGTGTCTCCTGATACAACAGTAGCACATGCGGCTGATATGATGAGAGAACAAGGCTTGCGTCGCTTGCCTGTTATCGAAAATGATAAGCTTGTCGGGATTGTTACCGAAAGAACAATGGCAGAAGCTAGTCCTTCAAAAGCAACGACTTTGTCAATTTATGAGATGAATTATTTGCTTAATAAAACTAAAATTCGTGACGTGATGATTCGCGATGTTGTGACGGTTTCACCGTACGCAAGTCTAGAAGATGCGATTTATACCATGATGAAAAATCGTGTTGGAATTGTTCCTGTTGTCGAAAGCGACCAAGTCTATGGTGTTATTACAGATAAAGACGTTTTCAAAGCTTTTCTTGAAATTTCTGGTTATGGCGAAGAAGGTGTTCGCGTGGTTATTTCGGCTGATGATACGGTTGGAACTTTGGCAAAAATTGTAGATACGATTTCAAACGACAATCTCAATATCAAACGTACCGTTGTTGCCACTCGTAAATCTGGAAAAGTTGCTATTGAAATTCAAATCGACGGTAAAGCTGATGTTGCAGATCTACGAGAAAAATTGCTTAACCAAGGCATTCAAGTTGATGCGATTGAATTAACAGAAGCAAAATCATTGGATTAA
- a CDS encoding branched-chain amino acid ABC transporter permease, translating into MFLEQLPQQLVNGIILGSIYALLALGYTMVYGIIKLINFAHGDIYMLGAFIGYYAISSLHMNFWIALIFTMIATACLGMIIEFLAYRPLRHSTRIAALITAIGVSFFLEYGMVFLVGANTHSFPQAIDIVSYKIGSVTVTNIQLLILIVSLALMVALQLIVKKTKMGKAMRAVSVDSDAAELMGINVNSTISFTFALGSALAGAAGVLIGLYYNSIEPLMGMTPGIKAFVAAVLGGIGIIPGAALGGFVIGILETLSISLNLSSYRDAIVYGVLIIILLVRPAGILGKNVKEKV; encoded by the coding sequence ATGTTTTTAGAACAGCTCCCCCAACAACTGGTTAATGGTATTATTCTAGGAAGTATCTATGCGTTACTTGCTCTTGGGTATACCATGGTTTATGGGATTATTAAATTAATTAATTTTGCTCATGGCGATATTTATATGCTAGGTGCATTTATCGGTTACTATGCTATTAGTAGCCTTCACATGAATTTCTGGATTGCCCTCATTTTTACAATGATTGCAACAGCTTGCCTGGGAATGATTATTGAGTTTTTGGCTTATCGTCCATTACGTCATTCGACGCGTATTGCAGCCTTGATTACGGCGATTGGTGTGTCGTTCTTCCTTGAATATGGTATGGTTTTCTTGGTTGGCGCAAATACGCATTCATTCCCGCAAGCTATCGATATTGTTAGCTATAAGATTGGCTCTGTAACAGTGACAAACATTCAATTGTTGATTTTAATTGTTTCCCTTGCTTTGATGGTAGCTTTGCAATTAATCGTTAAGAAAACAAAAATGGGGAAAGCAATGCGTGCCGTGTCTGTTGATAGCGATGCAGCTGAATTAATGGGAATTAACGTCAATTCAACAATTAGTTTCACATTTGCGCTCGGTTCAGCACTTGCAGGTGCCGCAGGTGTGTTAATCGGTCTTTACTATAACTCAATTGAACCATTAATGGGGATGACACCTGGTATTAAAGCCTTCGTTGCCGCTGTTCTGGGTGGTATCGGCATTATTCCAGGGGCAGCTTTAGGTGGATTTGTTATTGGTATTTTGGAAACTTTATCAATTTCGCTCAACCTTTCAAGTTATCGTGATGCCATTGTTTACGGTGTCTTAATTATCATTCTTTTGGTAAGACCTGCTGGTATTCTTGGCAAAAACGTGAAAGAGAAGGTGTAG
- a CDS encoding YlbF family regulator: MLTIDEQLFDIDEAIDEVAASFLELESVKNYRKAREVFLADTVLQEKIMHFQALKQSYEDVKSYAAFRSEVAEIRRQLFKEKRGIDINEKVSQLRQSEVAVQKNLAELSQKISSTISSDIFVETGLPLAPHKSHYGNCSKGGRKKHV, encoded by the coding sequence ATGTTGACAATTGATGAACAATTATTTGATATTGATGAAGCTATTGATGAGGTTGCCGCATCTTTTCTTGAGTTGGAAAGTGTTAAAAACTATCGGAAAGCACGTGAGGTTTTCTTGGCAGATACTGTGCTTCAGGAAAAAATTATGCATTTTCAAGCCTTGAAACAAAGCTATGAAGATGTTAAATCGTATGCAGCTTTTCGATCAGAAGTTGCTGAAATACGTCGTCAACTTTTTAAGGAAAAAAGGGGCATTGACATTAACGAAAAAGTTAGTCAATTGCGACAAAGTGAAGTTGCTGTTCAAAAAAATTTAGCAGAGCTATCACAAAAGATCTCATCAACTATTTCATCTGATATTTTTGTAGAGACAGGTTTGCCTTTGGCACCACATAAATCACATTATGGGAATTGTAGTAAAGGAGGAAGGAAAAAGCATGTTTAA
- a CDS encoding branched-chain amino acid ABC transporter permease, producing MKKNLKINLSWLALIVVLFGILEFLATTNILNLYYIQILMGIGISILMGLGTNLVLGFSGQFTLGQAGFMAIGAYATAIITQQNPTYGGFYFSMLVGIVIAVLVALVFGIPTLRLKGDYLAIATLGMAEIIRIVIVNGGDLTNGAAGLTGILPYTTWPVIFIFVVAITILILNFLRSSIGRQVISVREDEIAAEAMGVNITRMKVLIFVMGAIISAIAGSLYVGYIGTVVPKDFTIMKSIDYLIIAVLGGLGSITGTILAAIVLGILNMFLQNVSNLRMIIYSLALILVMIFRPGGLLGTKEFTLSRFFNKTKGGNH from the coding sequence ATGAAAAAGAATCTAAAAATCAATCTTTCTTGGCTTGCTTTGATTGTTGTTCTTTTTGGAATCTTAGAATTTCTAGCAACAACTAATATTTTGAACCTTTACTACATTCAAATTCTCATGGGGATTGGGATTAGTATTTTAATGGGACTTGGTACTAACCTTGTGCTCGGTTTCTCAGGACAATTCACACTTGGACAAGCTGGGTTTATGGCAATCGGTGCTTATGCCACAGCGATTATCACACAACAAAATCCAACTTACGGTGGCTTTTATTTCTCAATGCTTGTTGGGATTGTGATTGCTGTTCTTGTAGCGCTTGTCTTTGGTATTCCAACACTTCGTTTGAAAGGTGACTACCTTGCGATTGCAACGCTTGGTATGGCTGAAATTATCCGTATTGTTATTGTCAATGGTGGCGATTTAACCAACGGTGCGGCTGGTTTGACAGGAATTTTGCCATACACAACATGGCCAGTTATCTTTATCTTTGTCGTTGCAATTACGATTTTGATTTTAAATTTCCTACGTTCATCTATTGGACGTCAAGTTATTTCTGTTCGTGAAGATGAGATTGCAGCAGAAGCAATGGGTGTCAACATCACAAGAATGAAAGTCTTGATTTTTGTAATGGGAGCTATCATTTCAGCTATTGCTGGCTCACTTTACGTTGGTTACATCGGAACAGTTGTACCAAAAGACTTTACTATCATGAAATCAATTGATTACTTGATTATTGCTGTTCTTGGTGGGCTAGGTTCTATCACAGGAACTATTCTAGCAGCCATTGTTTTAGGCATTCTTAACATGTTCTTACAAAACGTTTCAAACCTCCGTATGATTATCTATTCTTTGGCATTAATTTTGGTAATGATTTTCCGTCCAGGAGGACTTTTAGGAACAAAAGAATTCACATTATCACGTTTCTTTAATAAAACTAAGGGGGGCAATCATTAA
- a CDS encoding ABC transporter ATP-binding protein, translated as MTMLKVDNLSVHYGVIQAVKDVSFEVNEGEVVTLIGANGAGKTSILRTISGLVRPSAGKIEFLGQEIQKEPARKIVASGLSQVPEGRHVFPGLTVLENLELGAFLRNDREENQKNLKKVFERFPRLEERKSQDAATLSGGEQQMLAMGRALMSQPKLLLLDEPSMGLAPIFIQEIFDIIQDIQKQGTTVLLIEQNANKALAIADRGYVLETGKIVLSGTGKELLESEEVRKAYLGG; from the coding sequence ATGACAATGTTAAAAGTTGATAATTTATCAGTCCATTACGGCGTTATCCAAGCTGTAAAAGATGTTTCTTTTGAAGTCAATGAAGGAGAAGTTGTCACACTTATCGGTGCCAATGGTGCTGGTAAAACTTCTATTCTTCGTACGATTTCTGGTTTGGTTCGTCCAAGTGCTGGTAAAATCGAATTCTTAGGACAAGAAATTCAAAAAGAACCTGCTCGAAAAATCGTTGCTAGTGGCTTGTCACAGGTTCCTGAAGGACGTCATGTTTTCCCAGGCTTAACTGTGCTTGAAAACCTTGAATTGGGAGCTTTCTTGCGTAATGACCGTGAAGAAAATCAAAAGAATTTGAAGAAAGTTTTTGAACGCTTCCCACGACTTGAAGAACGTAAATCGCAAGATGCAGCCACACTTTCAGGGGGTGAGCAACAGATGCTTGCTATGGGGCGTGCTTTGATGAGCCAACCCAAATTACTTCTTCTTGATGAACCGTCAATGGGGCTTGCGCCAATTTTTATCCAAGAAATATTTGACATCATTCAAGATATTCAAAAACAAGGAACAACTGTCTTGTTGATTGAACAAAATGCCAATAAAGCGTTAGCAATTGCTGACCGCGGTTATGTTTTAGAAACAGGAAAAATTGTTCTTTCAGGAACAGGTAAAGAATTGTTAGAATCAGAAGAAGTCCGCAAGGCTTACCTCGGTGGCTAA